A single Euwallacea similis isolate ESF13 chromosome 1, ESF131.1, whole genome shotgun sequence DNA region contains:
- the PGS1 gene encoding CDP-diacylglycerol--glycerol-3-phosphate 3-phosphatidyltransferase, mitochondrial, with protein MIRRLVSSVFETALQSPPEAAIYPHPFSKTETAHFGWLTNVSPCFPISSNNIKIITEPTQFYNTVLQYCKEASHRIMLVSLYLGTGDLEKRVVNALMANEQFQKQNLIINVLLDYTRGSRNSENSRTVLQPLLQQNNKNCTVSFYHTPVLRGILKKYMPDRYNELIGLQHMKLYIFDDTLIISGANLSNDYFTNRQDRYFVIKDKKLTDFYHGLVNKVQSFSLKMDQHNRVTFAGDWKCSPYKGSKELFVEKACNAVEQHLNHYIAEQNMHFVQSCDTFIFPTFQMGQLGVEQDSFITDKIFAEAPQYSKLKIATGYFNLTTQYMATLIQECNADCEILIAHPKANGFLGSKGLSGGIPFAYSLIAEKFRQMCANNGQHYRIKLIEYLREGWTYHGKGLWYYAPNNDYPCMTMIGSPNFGDRSVTKDLETQLVIVTENQQLRKQLHDECQRLYDWGLPADTKRKVPLWVNMLVSLFKGYF; from the exons ATGATCAGACGGCTAGTTAGCAGTGTTTTTGAAACAGCCCTTCAGAGCCCTCCAGAAGCGGCAATTTATCCACACCCATTTTCAAAAACGGAGACAGCACATTTTGGGTGGCTTACCAATGTATCACCATGCTTcccaatttcttcaaataacattaaaatcaTAACAGAACCAACTCAATTTTACAATACTGTCTTACAATATTGCAAAGAAGCCTCTCACCGAATTATGCTTGTTAGTTTATATCTAGGAACAggtgatttagaaaaaagagtAGTCAATGCATTAATGGCAAATGAACAGTTTCAGAAGCAAAACTTAATCATAAATGTTTTGCTTGATTATACTAGGGGGAGTAGGAATAGTGAAAATTCTCGAACTGTTTTACAACCTcttttacaacaaaataataaaaattgcacagTCTCCTTTTATCACACACCAGTCTTGagaggaatattaaaaaagtacaTGCCCGATAGGTATAATGAACTTATAGGACTACAGCACatgaaattatatatttttgatgacACACTTATCATTAGTGGAGCAAATCTGTCAAATGACTATTTTACCAATCGACAAGACAggtattttgtaattaaagaCAAGAAGTTAACTGATTTTTACCATGGCTTGGTTAACAAAGTGCAAAgctttagtttaaaaatggACCAACATAACAGAGTAACTTTTGCTGGTGATTGGAAATGTTCCCCTTACAAAGGGAGCAAGGAGTTATTTGTTGAGAAGGCTTGTAATGCAGTGGAACAACATTTAAACCATTATATTGCTGaacaaaatatgcattttgtcCAAAGTTGTG aTACATTTATATTTCCAACATTCCAAATGGGACAACTTGGAGTAGAACAAGATTCCTTCATAAcagataaaatttttgcagaaGCACCACAATAcagcaaattgaaaatagcaacaggttatttcaatttgacCACCCAATATATGGCCACTTTAATCCAAGAGTGTAATGCAGATTGTGAGATATTAATAGCACATCCAAAGGCAAATGGCTTTTTGGGGTCCAAAGGTCTGTCAGGTGGCATTCCTTTTGCATATTCTTTAATTGCTGAGAAGTTTAGACAAATGTGTGCTAATAATGGGCAACATTATAGAATTAAGCTAATAGAATATTTACGGGAAGGATGGACATACCATGGAAAGGGATTATG GTATTACGCACCGAACAATGACTATCCCTGCATGACTATGATCGGTTCGCCAAATTTCGGAGATAGGTCCGTTACCAAAGATTTAGAAACTCAGTTAGTGATAGTTACCGAAAACCAGCAATTGAGGAAACAGCTTCATGACGAATGTCAACGATTGTACGATTGGGGATTACCAGCAGACACCAAGCGAAAAGTCCCACTGTGGGTTAACATGTTAGTTTCATTGTTCAAaggctatttttaa